The Sediminicola sp. YIK13 genomic sequence TGCTGAATATTGCTAAAAACGAGCTGAATAAGAAAGTAGATCTAACAGGGTATAAATCTGGCACACGGGTTTTCCACAAAAGGCACTATAAGCACTTTAACAGGTTTTTACTAGTTTCTGCTATTTTTGCCTTCATTGTTTTATTCCTTCCCTGGACCCAAAACATTAGGGCTCTGGGTTATCTAACTACGCTAAAACCTGGTCAAAGGCCACAGACGGTCCAATCCCCTATTCCGGGCAGGATTGAAAAGTGGTATGTTCAAGAAGGGGATTTTGTAAATAAGGGAGATACGATCCTATTTATCTCAGAGATCAAAAACGAGTACTTTGATCCAAATTTGGTACAGAGAACAGGACAACAGATCAAGGCCAAATCCATGGCCGTTTCTTCCTATGGAGAAAAGGTCAAGGCCCTGAACAACCAGATCGGTGCCGTAATGCAGGAAAGAATACTAAAATTAAAGCAGGCGGAAAATAAATTGATCCAGTCCAGGTTAAAGGTAAAGAGTGATAGTATCGATTTAGAGGCCGCGAAAACCAATATAAGTATTGCCCAGAGGCAGTATGAAAGGGTTGTTCAATTGGAAAAGGAAGGTTTGAAGGCGGTCACTGATGTTGAAGAAAAGCGATTGAAGCTACAAGAGACACAGGCCAAGTTGATTTCCCAGGAAAACAAGCTTTTAGCTACCATAAATGAAGTGCTTAACTCCGAGATGGAAATAAACCGGGTTCGAGCAGAGTATACCGATAAGCTTTCAAAAGCCCAAAGCGATATGTTTACGGCCCAATCCAATCAGTTCGATTCCGAAGCACAGGTATCCAAACTGGAGAGCGATTATACCAATTATGAGATGCGGAACGATATGTATTATATCCGTGCCCCACAATCGGGATATATCAATAAGGCTATTCAAGGCGGGATTGGGGAAACATTCAAAGAGGGGGACCGTTTGGTAGGTATAATGCCATCTGATTATGAATTGGCTGTTGAAACCTTTGTGGAGCCTATAGACCTTCCCTTGGTCCATTTGGGAGAGGAATTTAGAATTCAATTCGATGGGTGGCCCGCCATTGTTTTTAGCGGATGGCCAAACTTATCCTATGGTACCTATGGCGGCAAAGTCGTGGCCATAGAAACTTTTATCAGTGATAATGGCAGATACAGGGTGCTTTTAGCTCCTGATCCGGCAGATCACCCTTGGCCCAAGGATATTCGCGTAGGATCTGGGGCAAATACACTGGCCTTGTTGGAGGACGTTCCAATCTGGTTTGAACTATGGCGTCAATTAAATGGCTTTCCTCCCAACTATTATCAGCCAAATACTGACGCCTCCAATAGTAAGAAGTAATGAAGAAAAGCATACTATATTTCGTCTTTTTTGCCTTTTTCTTATCAAGTGCCCAGGAGCCGGATACCCTTGTTTTGAAATTTAGGGAGTATCTAGGATATGTAAAAAAATACCATCCCATTGCAAAACAGGCAGAGCTGGCCTTGGCTACTGGCCAAGCAAATCTAATGCGTGCAAGGGGTGGCTTTGATCCCAAAATTGAGGTAGATTTTGATCAGAAGGATTTTAAAGGGACCACCTATTATGACAAGCTCAATGCGGCCTTTAAAATCCCTACGTGGTACGGCTTGGAACTCAAAGGAAAATTTGAACAGAATGAGGGGTCCTTTTTAAATCCCGAAAATAATGTGCCAGAGGAAGGACTTTACAGCGCTGGAATATCTTTCTCCCTGGCTCAGGGATTTTGGATCAATGAAAGAATGGCGACATTAAAGCAGGCAAAGCTTTTTCGCGAGCAGAGTAAAGCTGATCGTGATCTCCTCATTAATCAAATTCTTTTTAACGCCTCCTTGGCTTATTTTGATTGGTTGCAGGCCTATAATGAAATGGAGATTTTCAATAACTTTTACGCCAATGCCCAAATAAGGTTTGAGGGGGTAAGAAAAAGTGCACGTGTTGGGGAAATTGCCGCTATTGATACCGTAGAGGCAAAAATTGTGGTTCAGGACAGGGCACTTGGCTTGGAGCAGGCCAAGGTAAGGTTGATGAACAAGTCCTTGGAGCTTTCTAATTTCCTTTGGTTAAACAATAATATTCCAGTTGAGCTACAAAGTAACGTGGTGCCAGATTTCAATTTGGACGGGGATATAGATGCGACCTTGGAAATTATGGGAATGCCTCTGGATAGTTTTTCAATCGAAAAACACCCAAAACTAAAATCCCTTACTTATAAAATTGAAGGTTTGGAGGTCAATAAAAGGCTCAAGGCCAACAAGTTGTTGCCGAAAATAGATTTGGAGTATAATTTTTTAACTGAGACCCCAGAGTTGATTAACTCCTTGGAAACCCAAAATTATAAAGGAGGCATTAATTTTCAGTTACCATTGTTTCTTAGAAAGGAAAGGGGTGATTTGAAGTTGGCAAAATTCAAATTACAAGACGCCCAGTACGAATTTGATAATACCCAACTTGAGTTGAAAAACAAAATTGTTGCCATATACAGGGAGTTGGAATCTTTTGAGATCCAGAATAAATTGATAGCTGATATTGTTAAAAATTACCAAGCACTGCTAAGTGCTGAAGAGCGCAAATTCAGCTTTGGCGAAAGCTCCATATTTTTAATCAACTCTAGGGAAAGCAAACTCATAGATTCAGAGCTAAAGCGAAACCAGGTCCAAAATAAATTTTTCACAACAAAGGCAAAATTGTTCAACAGTTTGGCTGTAAATCCGGAAAACTTGTAGACGGTAGGGCGAGTTGTCTAAAAAAATTTTAAAGAAAAGACTAATTTCATCGTATAATCAAAAAGCTGGACCAGATGGACGGAAGAATAAATAAAGGTTATAGGGTGCTAAGTCATGCAGGGGCTTATTTAAAACGATCCCGTAAACTGCGTATAAGCTTCAATTCCTTTTTTAAGGATACCTTTTTTATAGTGATAGGAATTTTTTCTGCCGCATTTGGTCTGGAGAGTTTTCTTTTACCCAACAGATTTATAGATGGTGGGGCCACGGGAATTTCTTTGTTGGCTACGGAAATAACCATATTGCCACTATATCTTTTGATTATAGTGGTGAACATACCTTTTCTGATACTTGGGTACAAGGTTATTGGAAAGACATTCGCCATAAAAGCATCCTTAGCTATACTAGGTCTTGCCCTGGTGTTGGCCACGATGCACTTTCCAGAAATTACCCAGGATAAATTATTGGTAGCCGTTTTTGGAGGCTTCTTTTTAGGTGCAGGAATAGGACTTTCCATAAGAGGAGGCGGTGTTTTGGATGGTACGGAAGTTTTGGCCATCTTTTTAAGCAGAAAGATGGGGACCACTATTGGGGATATCATTATACTTATTAACATAGTTATATTTCTGGCAGCTGCTTACTTGCTCTCTATTGAAACTGCCCTTTATTCCATGCTGACCTATTTATCGGCTTCGAAGACCTTGGATTTTGTAGTGGATGGTATTGAAGAATATACGGGTGTTACCATTATTTCGCTGAAAAGCGAAGCTATGAGAATCATGATAACAGAAAAATTGGGGAGGGGATTAACCATATATCGCGCAAAGGGGGGATATGGAAAAAATGGTATTCACAATGATTACGATGTGATTTATACTGTAATTACCCGATTGGAAATACGAAAATTAAATATTGAGATCTCCAAGATAGATCCCAATGCCTTTGTGGTGATGAACAGTATCAATGATACCCGTGGTGGTATGATAAAGAAGAGGCATTTATAAGTATTTACGGCATCCCGTTTTAGGGAATGGTTGTCATCATCTAAATAATAGAGACGTTTATTTTTGTCTTAAACTGAGAACATTGGAATATAATATTAAAGAAAAAGCAATTAAAAAACTGATAAGCAAGGGTATCTCCCAGGCTTTATCCTATAGTGAATATAGATTGTTGATGGACCAATTGGTTCTAAGGTCTGGAACAACCGGACTTGAACAGACTCAAATGTATATAGATTATACAAAGCTGAACCAGCAACGGATGAAGCGTTTAGACAAAATGTTAAAGTTGCCTGAGGAAATCAAGGTCAAGATTGGGAAAAGTTCTCTTAAAATGACATGGTTGGTCCTTTCTGAAAGTTGGTGTGGAGATGCTGCACAAACGATTCCTGTCATCAATAAACTTGCAGTTTCAAATCCAAATATTAGCCTTAAAATAATTCAAAGGGATGAGCATATGGAGTTAATGCAACATTTTCTTACCCAGGGGTCCAGATCGATTCCCAAATTGTTGGCGATTGATTCTATTTCCAATGATATTTTATGGACTTGGGGGCCAAGACCTAGTAAGGCTGCACAATTGGCCCATGAATATAAAAAAGAGCATGGTGAACTTACACCACAATTTAAAGAAGAGCTACAAGTTTGGTACAACAAGGATAAAGGGAAAAATACAATGTCCGATCTATTGCATTTACTTTCCTTGGAATAGGTAAGTAATCGTTCCCTTTTGGTTATCAACGTCACTGGGATTAAATCTAGCCAAAAGGGCATAGGTGATGGCATTTTCTACCAGACATCCGTTCAAGGTATTGGAGCTTTTTTTATTTACTTCTGCTTCGATAACATAGCCACTGCGATCAACAAGTATGTTGATGACAATTTTTCCTCCCTCAATACAGGTGTAAACCGGGATAGGCAGGTCATAATGATTACGGTCCACCAAGGAATAGGAAACAGTGGTGCTTCTTTTGAAATTACTGGTATTTTTTGTTTTCTTGGCCTCTAGCTCCCCGAGTTTTTGCTTGGCCTCTTCTCGTTGTTTGGCCAGTTTTTGAAGATTGGCACCATAACCGGTTGTAGAATTCAGAAAATCGGTTTCTTCATCGCTTGTGGAGGATGATTCCAGATCTTCTTTAAGCTCCTCCAAGGTCTTTAAAGGTTCGGGATTTCCAAAGCTGGGTTTTGATGCTTCGTTTACCGCCAGATTACTTTTGCTTTGACTAGGTTGATCCAATTCCTTATTAGCTTTATTCTCTTCTTCCAGTAATTTTTCCAACTCTTCATCATCAAGCAGGGTAAGCTCAATAATATACTCCTCCTGTTCCTTGGCTCCTAAGTGAATGTTGTACAGTGCCAACACCATTAGGGACATGGAAAAGAACGTTATCAAAAAGGAAAGTTGACTTCTATTCAATTTCATACATCTAATACCTCTTGTGGTTTTTTAGATTTTACATAATTGACGCACAGTGGGACTAAACCCTTTTGTCACTAAGTATTCAATCGATCAGGAAGCAGTGCATCCTGAAAATCAAGAGGTGTTACAGCATTATCTACGTTGAAATCACCTATTTTGGTTCTTCTTAATGAAGAAAGATGTCCTCCGGAATCCAATGCTTTGCCAAAATCATTGGCCAAAGACCTGATATAGGTGCCCTTGCTACAGACGACTAGGAATGTAATGATGGGCATTTCAATTTTGGTTATTTCAAAGTTATGAATTTCAACGCTCCTCGATTGTATTTCTACTTCTTTTCCTTCCCTTGCATACTCGTATAATCTTTTTCCGTCTTTTTTTAGAGCGGAAAATACAGGAGGGAATTGTTGAATTTCGCCAATGAACTGTTCTGTGGTTCGATGAATCAGTTCTTCCGTGATGTGCTCAGTGGGATAGGTATTGTCAACTTCGGTCTCAAGATCATAAGAAGGGGTCGTGGCACCTAAGGTAATGGTACCCGTATATTCTTTTACCTGTCCCTGTAATTCGATAATTCTTTTGGTAAATTTTCCAGTACAGACCAATAGTAGTCCAGTTGCAAGAGGGTCCAAAGTCCCCGCGTGGCCAATCTTTATTTTCTTGAGCTCAAATTTGCGTCGAATAGCCCATTTTAAGGCGTTTACTGCTTGAAAAGAAGTCCAGGTGAGCGGTTTGTCTATCAGCAATATCTGCCCTTCCAAGTAATCTTCTTTCGTCATTATATCACGGTTAGGGGTCTAATGAAAAAATGGATGATCAGAATGGCAAAACCTACAATGATACGGTAGTAGCCAAACATTTTGAAGCCGTGCTTGCTCAAATATCCAATAAAGGTTTTAATGGCAAATAGTGCCACTAAAAATCCGACGACATTCCCGATGATCAAATAATTGACCTGATCACTGGTAAGGGTAAAGCCTGCATCGTAATAGTCGTAACTTTTCTTCAGGGTGGCCCCCAGCATGGTAGGGAGGGCCAAGAAAAAAGAAAATTCAGCTGCCGCAGTTCTGGAAAGCTTTTGTGTCATTCCTCCTACAATACTGGCTCCACTTCTGGAGACACCGGGTATCATTGCCAAACACTGGAAAAGTCCAATTCTGAAAGCGGTACGATAGGAGATCTCCGTATTTTCGGCATCTCCAAACCAATCATCAACCTTTAATAGAATGAAGCCCCCGAGAACCAAGGAAACTGCCACGGTCAACGGATTTTCCAGTAAGGAATCAATGACATCACTTAACAACAATCCGAAAACTACGGCCGGAATAAAGGCCACCAATAGTTTATAGTAAAAATCCAAAGTTTGAAAAAATCTTTTAAAATAAAGGACTACCACGGAAAGGATGGTCCCCAGTTGGATGACTATTGTGAACAATTTGGTAAAATCATCCTGTGCAATTCCAAAAAAGGAGGATGCGATAATCATGTGCCCTGTTGATGACACCGGTAAATACTCGGTAATGCCTTCAATGATGGCAAGTATAATAGCTTGTAGTAAGTCCAAATTTATTTTTTCTTGTGGGGGTTCAACAAAATGGCGTAGATCTCAATGCCCAGTCCCAATAGCACCAAGGTAGGGGCCAAACGGATTCTCCTGAAGTTGTATATCTCTGGGTTAAAAACAGTGGGGTCGTCACTACCTCCTCCGCTCATTAAGATAAATCCCAACGCCATACAGGCCAAGCCGATGAACATAAAAAGATAGTTCTTTTTTTGAAATATAAATTCAGGTTTCGGACCTTGGTTCTGATTCGTGCTGTTTTTCTTCATACCGCAAATTTAGTAATATAAATCGTCTGTCCTAAGATTTAAAAAACGCTGTGTGGCAAAAAAGGTACTCAAAACGGATATAAGCACTCCCAAAAGAAAAACCCCGACAAATAAAAAGCCTAGGACAAGAGGATCATCTATAAGATTCAGTTCGGGAAATTGATCGTTTACGTAGTAAAGGGTGCCGCCCAAGGCTAGCAATGCCAAGAATGCACCCAACATTCCTAATTTAATATTGGTGTAGATAAACGGGCGTCGAATAAATTTCTTGGTAGCGCCCACCATTTGCATGGTTTTAATGATAAATCTTTTGGAATATATGGATAAACGGATAGAACTATTGATCAGTAATACCGCAATAAAGGTAAAGATGGCACTTGCCACTAAAATCCAAAAGCTAATGCGTTTTACGTTTTCGTTCAATAGGGTGATCAAAGGTTGGTCGTAACTGACTTCTTCCACATAACCCTTGGCAGCTAGGTTGGAAGCAATTTCCTCTATTTGCTCTGAGGAGACAAAATCTGCTTTCAGCTTTACGTCAATAGAGTTCTTTAAAGGGTTGTAGCCTAAAAATTCGATAAAATTTTCACCAATTTCCTCACTGTGCTGTTCCGCGGCCTCCTCTTTGGAAACGTAGGTTGCAGATCGGGTGTATTCTGCCAAGGCCAAACTTTTTTGTAGTTGGTCTACTTCAACAGGCTTTGCACTGTCCTTTAAAAAGACAGAAATGGATATCTGTTCTTTGAAATGATCTCCCATTTTTTTGGTATTCAATACCAAAAGGCCCAGAATTCCCAGTAAAAATAGTACAAGGCCTATGCTAAGTACCACGGAGAAATAAGAGGAGATCAGTTTTCTTTTTTGATAGCGTTCAAAAGATTTGCTCATAGCGAAAAATCATGACGTAAAAGTAATAAAGTAAATTGAATATGAAATGGCCCTTAAGGTTTTCCGAGGTATTTTAATGAAAGAAATTATAGAGGCGTATTGGGAGGTTATCTTTTCAAGGAAAAGTGCCCCTTAAAGGTCGTGTCCTCTATCTGTATGATATACCAATAATCCCCCGAGGGCAATTCTCTACTGTTAAAGGTACCGTCCCAAGAAAAGGGGGAGTTTCTAGAATTTTTTAAGAGCTTTCCGTAACGGTCAAAGATGTTGACACTGGAGGAGCTGTAATTTTCTATGCCAACAAGATCAAAGGTATTGTTGTAAGGGTCCCCATTTGGAGTAAAGAATTTTGGGATTACAAAATGGGTATAGGACATGGAAACTTCCCCACATCCATTTTTTTCCCTGGCATATACGGTATATCGGCCGCCCTGAGTGTTCATGAATTCCGAACTATCTTGATAATCCGTGCCATTGAGGGAATATTCAAAATCCCCAGAAAAAGTGGTCGACACTATGATGGAAAATTCATCAGAGGTTATATTGGAAATGATAGGGGCATCTACTTGTTCCAAAGTAACGGTCTTCACATTGGTGCATCCGTCGGAATTGGTGACCCCAACAGTATAGGTACCCGGCGCAGCCACCGTAATTTGGGAGGTGGTTTCTCCAGTGTTCCATTCATAGGTTACCGTATCCGTACCCATATAATTTGCATATAGTGTGGTCTGGGAATTTTCACAAAATGCTACGGTTTCATCTTCTACCTCCGGTAATTCGTAGAAGGAAATGGAAACAGCTGTTCGTGTGTCAGAGATGCATCCGGCCACGGTGGTTTCCGCCTCCGCATAATAGGTGCCGGCGCTGGTAGGTTGGTAGGTGTGGCTATCCGCTAAAAGTAGGTTGCCACCTGAGGGAGCATCGTACCAATTGACCTTTATTCCAAAGAGGGTGCTTACTTCCAGAGGAGTGGGGTCGTTGGAGCAAGCCATTACATCTTCTATTTTGGTAGGGGCTGAAGGGGTGTTGACCACGAGTACGCTAAATACCTCAGAGACAGAACTACAAAGTGGGCTGCTGAGGTTGATAGGATCTTCCGCTACTTTTACCCTATAAAAGGTTGTGTTGGAAATGGGGCCTGGGGCAAAGGTAGGATTTGTCTCTCCTAGAATATCTGTCCAATTACTGCTGGAGGTTGAGGATTGCCATTGGAAAGCATGGGTGCTATAAACTGAAAAATCAGGAGTGGCATTCAATTCTGTGATGGTTACCGGGGCATCTGCCTCACAAACCGATATCTCAGTTTCGTTCATTAAGTCTGTAATTTCAACTAAATCCCCACAGGTTCTAAATACAATATCGTCAATGGCGAGATCATTTCCACATCCTCCTGGCGAATTGTTGATCATTTTTAGAATTACGGACGTCTGTCCAGGTTCTGTTTGAAAAACCAATCCATATTGATTCCATTGTGGAGAGGTGGTTCCAGTTATATCCCCTGTATTCCCAGATGCCAATAATAGTGTGTCAGTATCGTCCCAAATCTCAAAATCTACATTCACAGGAATACCTGCATTCAGGCAACCCGAAAGGGGTAGTAGGTTTAGCAGCCAAGAAGAAAATTCATAGGTGGTGTTCTCACAAAGAACATCTACCCTATATCGGAAAAACTCCCCAGCATTAATATCAGCATTTATTATAAGGGCTTTGCCATCTGTGTCATTGGGAGTATGATCTTGAGTGTCGTGCCAGCTAAAGTAATTGGTTCTGCTGGAAAGGGTGTAAAATCCATCGTCGGGTGCCCCGGAGGTATAGGTATAGGTGGTGGTTCCCGCCGGTAATTGCGGACCATTGGTTGTTCCGGTTCCAAAATTCTCCTCAAAGATAGGATCACCCGAACTGCCAGGGCAAAACCCCAATTGGGCCTGTAGCTGGATACTGCAAAAGCCGACTAAGAACAATAGCAGCATATGTCGTTGGATATTCCTTTTTTTCACCTAGTGTGTATTTTAATCAACGTAATATTTCTTCGGGCGGTTTAGCATATTAAAATTTCAGAAAACCATCATATTCAATAGAATATTTCAATATTGGTTTTGATCTCCCTTTTGTAATTTGATAATATCTTTTCCCCTTTCAATGATTAAACTTATTTTTGCCCGATATACCATACTGTTGCTACTGTAAAACGGCAGGACTATAGAAATATTTTGATATGAGCTACGATTTCAGACAGATTGAGGATAAATGGCAGAAAGAATGGGCCGAAAAAGGCACTTTTGAAGCGCAAAACAACTCTGATAAACCAAAATATTATGTGTTGGATATGTTTCCTTACCCATCTGGTGCCGGGTTACATGTAGGACATCCTCTAGGTTACATAGCCAGTGATATATATGCCCGGTACAAAAGACATAAGGGCTTCAACGTTTTGCACCCCATGGGATATGATTCTTTTGGGTTGCCTGCAGAGCAATATGCCATTCAGACGGGACAGCATCCGGCCATTACCACAGCTGCCAATATTAAGAGGTACAGGGAGCAATTGGATAAAATAGGGTTTTCGTTCGATTGGAGCAGGGAAGTGCGCACCTCTGATCCAAATTATTATAAATGGACACAGTGGATTTTTATCCAACTTTTTAACTCTTGGTATAACAAACAAGCAGATAAGGCAGAAGATATCGATACATTGATTGCCATATTTAAGCAAGATGGTAATAAGGGCGTAAATGCAGTATGCGATGAAGATGTGGATGCTTTCACAGCATCTCAATGGAAAGCTTTTACACCAAAGAAGAAACAGGAAATTTTATTGCAGTATAGGCTTACCTATTTGGCGGAAACGGAAGTCAATTGGTGCCCTGCCCTGGGGACCGTTTTGGCCAATGACGAAATTGTCAATGGGGTTTCTGAGCGTGGTGGACACACTGTGATCCGTAAAAAGATGACCCAGTGGAGTATGAGGATATCTGCATATGCCCAACGCTTGTTGGACGATTTGCAAAAAGTGGATTGGCCACAGCCTTTAAAAGATTCCCAGGTAAATTGGATCGGCCGTTCGGAAGGAGCTTCGGTTACCTTTCATACAATTCCTTCAGGGGATGTAAAGAAGTCATACCCCATTGAGGTGTTTACAACCAGACCAGATACAATTTTTGGTGCCAGTTTTATGACCTTGGCACCAGAACATGAATTGGTGTCCTTAATTACAACCCCAGAACAGCAAGAAGAAGTAGCTGCCTATGTTGAAACTACTGCAAAACGTTCGGAGCGGGATCGTATGGCCGATGTAAAGACCATTTCAGGAGCTTTTACGGGAGCCTATGCCTCGCATCCGTTTACAAAAGAACCTGTTCCGGTTTGGATAGGGGATTATGTGTTGGCGGGCTATGGAACAGGAGCGGTAATGTCCGTTCCTTGTGGGGATCAGCGTGATTATGATTTTGCAAAACATTTCAATATCCCTATTCCCAATATTTTTGAAGGAATCGATATTTCGGAAGAAGCATTTGCAGATAAAGAAAAGACCATTATTTCGAACTCTGATTTCCTAAACGGTCTGCCTTATAAAAAAGCGGTTAAGTTGGCCATTTATGAATTGGAGAAATTGGAGCAGGGTAAAGGGAAGATCAATTATAGATTGCGGGATGCCGTATTTAGCCGTCAGCGGTATTGGGGGGAGCCATTCCCGGTATATTACGTGGAAGGAATGCCGCAAATGATCGAGTCAAAATATTTGCCCATTGAATTGCCCGAAGTTGAAAAATACCTTCCTACAGAAACCGGGGAGCCACCTTTGGGAAATGCCACTACTTGGGCATGGAACACGGTGGAGCATACAGTGGTCAGCAATAAGATGGTAGATCATAGGACCGTATTTCCTTTAGAGCTGAATACCATGCCAGGTTGGGCGGGGAGCTCTTTCTATTTTAATCGTTATATGGATCCCAATAATGAAAGTGAGATATTTTCACAGGATGCCATTAAGTATTGGCAGGATGTGGATCTTTATATAGGCGGAAGTGAGCATGCCACAGGGCATTTATTGTATTCCCGTTTTTGGCAAAAATTTCTTTTTGATAAAGGGGTAGTTCTCAAAGAAGAATTTGCAAAGAAGCTCATCAATCAGGGGATGATCACCGGTACCAGTGCCTTCATTTATAGGATTGAAGGTGAAAACACCTTGGTATCAAAAAATTTAATAGGAGACAGATCTGTACAGCCCCTTCATGTAGACGTGTCCTTGGTGAATCCTTCAGATGAGTTGGATTTGGTAAAGTTCAAGGAAAATCCACTTTATGCCGACTTAAAGCAAGCTAAATTCCTCTTGGAAGATGGTGTTTATATTGTTGGCAGGGAGGTAGAAAAAATGTCCAAATCTAAATATAATGTGGTAAGTCCAGATAGTATATGCGAAGATTATGGGGCAGATTCCTTGCGTTTGTACGAAATGTTCCTTGGGCCTTTGGAGCAGTCAAAGCCTTGGAATACGGCCGGTATAACCGGTGTCCACAGCTTTTTGAAAAAAATGTGGCGACTGTATCATTCCGGCGAAGAAGGAGTGTTCAACATAACAGATGATAAGGCTACCGCGGATAATCTTAAAACATTGCACAAGACTATTAAAAAGGTAGAGGAGGATATCGAGAATTTCTCTTTCAACACTTCTGTATCCAGTTTTATGATCTGTGTTAATGAGTTATCTACTCAAAAGTGTACCAGCAAGTCCATCTTAGAGCCTTTGGCAATTTTGGTTTCTCCCTATGCCCCCCATATAGCGGAGGAATTATGGAGTAAATTGGGACACAAAACTTCTATAGCAACTGCAGAATTTCCAAAATATGAAGGAAAATACTTGGTGGAGAGCAGCAAGGAATACCCGATCTCCTTCAACGGAAAAATGCGTTTTAAAATGGAGCTTCCCGCAGATATGTCGGCAGCAGATATTGAGTCAGCCGTTATGGCCCATAAAAAAACACAAGAACAACTACAGGGCCGCACTCCTAAGAAAGTGATTGTGGTTCCCGGGAAAATTGTAAACGTTGTAGGATAGTATACTATCTTTAAGTGCCTACAACTTTTTAAATGTAAATCTGCTACCCATTGGCTTTTTCGCCAATTGGGAAGTTTCCCGGCGCGTAATCATCTAATATTCGTATTATGATAGATCAAATTGAAATTATAGGATTGGTCGCTGCTGTGTTGACCACTGCTTCATTTGTGCCACAGGTCTATAAGGCGTGGACACAGAAAGCAACAAAAGATATTTCTTTGACCATGTATCTTAGTTTTTTCATAGGCGTGATCCTATGGTTCATATACGGAATCCAAATTGGAAGCATATCCATCATATTGGCCAATAGTATTACGGGGCTGTTGGTGTTGATAGTAATTCTACTAAAGTTAAAATATAAGTAATACCCCCCCCTATAATTAAATATTTAATCATTTTTTAATAAAAAATAAACACCACACCCCTCATTTTATAGGGGTATTATTGATTTAAATGTTAATTATCGTCATGACACCCTTGTATTTA encodes the following:
- a CDS encoding thioredoxin family protein translates to MEYNIKEKAIKKLISKGISQALSYSEYRLLMDQLVLRSGTTGLEQTQMYIDYTKLNQQRMKRLDKMLKLPEEIKVKIGKSSLKMTWLVLSESWCGDAAQTIPVINKLAVSNPNISLKIIQRDEHMELMQHFLTQGSRSIPKLLAIDSISNDILWTWGPRPSKAAQLAHEYKKEHGELTPQFKEELQVWYNKDKGKNTMSDLLHLLSLE
- a CDS encoding TolC family protein, with product MKKSILYFVFFAFFLSSAQEPDTLVLKFREYLGYVKKYHPIAKQAELALATGQANLMRARGGFDPKIEVDFDQKDFKGTTYYDKLNAAFKIPTWYGLELKGKFEQNEGSFLNPENNVPEEGLYSAGISFSLAQGFWINERMATLKQAKLFREQSKADRDLLINQILFNASLAYFDWLQAYNEMEIFNNFYANAQIRFEGVRKSARVGEIAAIDTVEAKIVVQDRALGLEQAKVRLMNKSLELSNFLWLNNNIPVELQSNVVPDFNLDGDIDATLEIMGMPLDSFSIEKHPKLKSLTYKIEGLEVNKRLKANKLLPKIDLEYNFLTETPELINSLETQNYKGGINFQLPLFLRKERGDLKLAKFKLQDAQYEFDNTQLELKNKIVAIYRELESFEIQNKLIADIVKNYQALLSAEERKFSFGESSIFLINSRESKLIDSELKRNQVQNKFFTTKAKLFNSLAVNPENL
- the truB gene encoding tRNA pseudouridine(55) synthase TruB, which codes for MTKEDYLEGQILLIDKPLTWTSFQAVNALKWAIRRKFELKKIKIGHAGTLDPLATGLLLVCTGKFTKRIIELQGQVKEYTGTITLGATTPSYDLETEVDNTYPTEHITEELIHRTTEQFIGEIQQFPPVFSALKKDGKRLYEYAREGKEVEIQSRSVEIHNFEITKIEMPIITFLVVCSKGTYIRSLANDFGKALDSGGHLSSLRRTKIGDFNVDNAVTPLDFQDALLPDRLNT
- a CDS encoding DUF3098 domain-containing protein translates to MKKNSTNQNQGPKPEFIFQKKNYLFMFIGLACMALGFILMSGGGSDDPTVFNPEIYNFRRIRLAPTLVLLGLGIEIYAILLNPHKKK
- a CDS encoding YitT family protein gives rise to the protein MDGRINKGYRVLSHAGAYLKRSRKLRISFNSFFKDTFFIVIGIFSAAFGLESFLLPNRFIDGGATGISLLATEITILPLYLLIIVVNIPFLILGYKVIGKTFAIKASLAILGLALVLATMHFPEITQDKLLVAVFGGFFLGAGIGLSIRGGGVLDGTEVLAIFLSRKMGTTIGDIIILINIVIFLAAAYLLSIETALYSMLTYLSASKTLDFVVDGIEEYTGVTIISLKSEAMRIMITEKLGRGLTIYRAKGGYGKNGIHNDYDVIYTVITRLEIRKLNIEISKIDPNAFVVMNSINDTRGGMIKKRHL
- a CDS encoding HlyD family secretion protein, with the protein product MLNIAKNELNKKVDLTGYKSGTRVFHKRHYKHFNRFLLVSAIFAFIVLFLPWTQNIRALGYLTTLKPGQRPQTVQSPIPGRIEKWYVQEGDFVNKGDTILFISEIKNEYFDPNLVQRTGQQIKAKSMAVSSYGEKVKALNNQIGAVMQERILKLKQAENKLIQSRLKVKSDSIDLEAAKTNISIAQRQYERVVQLEKEGLKAVTDVEEKRLKLQETQAKLISQENKLLATINEVLNSEMEINRVRAEYTDKLSKAQSDMFTAQSNQFDSEAQVSKLESDYTNYEMRNDMYYIRAPQSGYINKAIQGGIGETFKEGDRLVGIMPSDYELAVETFVEPIDLPLVHLGEEFRIQFDGWPAIVFSGWPNLSYGTYGGKVVAIETFISDNGRYRVLLAPDPADHPWPKDIRVGSGANTLALLEDVPIWFELWRQLNGFPPNYYQPNTDASNSKK
- a CDS encoding undecaprenyl-diphosphate phosphatase, producing the protein MDLLQAIILAIIEGITEYLPVSSTGHMIIASSFFGIAQDDFTKLFTIVIQLGTILSVVVLYFKRFFQTLDFYYKLLVAFIPAVVFGLLLSDVIDSLLENPLTVAVSLVLGGFILLKVDDWFGDAENTEISYRTAFRIGLFQCLAMIPGVSRSGASIVGGMTQKLSRTAAAEFSFFLALPTMLGATLKKSYDYYDAGFTLTSDQVNYLIIGNVVGFLVALFAIKTFIGYLSKHGFKMFGYYRIIVGFAILIIHFFIRPLTVI